The Gloeocapsa sp. PCC 73106 DNA segment ATCGCTGAGATTAAGTAAGCTTTTCAAATAATAATCTACCATCTGTAGAGCCCAACATACCATCTGCTGCTCTTTCAGGATGGGGCATCATTCCTAAAATATTACCCGATAAATTGGTAATACCAGCGATATTGTTGAGAGAACCATTCGGATTGGGATTACCATAACGAAAGACAACTTGATTGTTATCTTCTAAAGTCTTAAGAGTATCTAAATCAGCGTAGTAGCGACCTTCTCCATGTGCGATGGGTAGGGTTAATACTTGATGATGGGTATAACCATGAGTCCAAGGAAGCTGATTATTCTCAACAGAAATGGGAACGCGATCGCAGATAAAGTGTAAATCTCGGTTACGAATCAAAGCGCCTGGAAGTAAACCAACTTCGGTTAAGATTTGAAACCCGTTACAAATGCCAATAACAAGTTTACCTTGAGAGGCGTGAGCGAGTAAACTGCGCATCACAGGAGAAAAACGAGCGATCGCTCCACAACGCAGATAATCCCCATAACTAAAGCCGCCAGGAATGACAACGACATCAAGATCGCTCAAATCGGTATCTTGATGCCAAACTAAGCGGGTGGGTTGGGAGAGTAACCCTTGAGTAACCGTAACCACATCGCGATCGCAGTTGGAACCGGGAAAAACAATAACGCCAAATCTCATGTAAGTAGGTGGGCTTAATTAAAAGTTAATATAACAGAAGGGAACAGGGAACAGGGAACAGGGAACAGCAATACTATTATGACTTGTGAGGATGTGGTTGTGACCGGAATCGGTTTACAATCTTGCTTAGGAAACCTCAAACAAAGTTGGCAACAATTACTACTCAATCATTCTGGCGTTGAGCTCGTCCAACCGTTTTTGAACTTGCCATCTTATCCTTTGGGTTTAATCGCAGCTCAACCAGCTAATTTAGCTTACCTTACCCGAAAACTCGTAGCAAGTGCGATCGCCGACGCCGCTGTAGAATTACCCCTGAGAGATTGTGGTGTAGTGATTGGTTCCAGTCGCGCCGCTCAAGCCCAATGGGAAGAACTATTACTCAGTTACCCTCAGATTGCAGCCAAAGTAAACTGGTGGAATACCCTACCTCAGGCGAGCAGTCTGATAACCGCACAACAAATTCAGACAGAAGGTCCCGTCTTAGCCCCGATGGCCGCTTGTGCGACGGGTATCTGGTCGATCGCCCAAGGTTTTGAGTTGATTCAACAGGGTTATTGTAAAAGAGCGATCGTGGGAGCGGTTGAAACCCCGATTACTCCCCTGACTTTGGTAGGATTTACCCAGATGAACGCCCTAGCTAAGACAGGGTGTTATCCTTTTGCCCAGCACAGAGAAGGTTTAGTCTTAGCCGAAGGAGGAGCGATGTTAATTTTAGAAACCGCTACCTTAGCCAGTCGTCGTCAAGCCTCGATTTATGGTCAGATATTGGGCTTTGGCTTAAGCTGTGACGCGTATCATCTCAACATACCAGAACCCACGGGCAAAAGTGCGATCGCTGCGATTGGACAATGTTTCAAACAAACTAGTTTATCTCCTTGGGATTTTGATTATATTCACGCCCATGGTACCGGTACTAAACTCAATGATTCCAGGGAAGTTAAGATAATTAACTCTATTTTTGGTGATAAGATAGCAGTCAGTTCCACCAAAGGAGCTACCGGTCATACCCTAGGAGCTTCTGCCGCTCTCGGTACAGCTTTTTGTCTCATGGCTTTAAAACATAGACAACTTCCCCCTTGTGTCGGCTGTAACCCCACGGATTTTGACTTAAACTTCGTCACCTCAGCTAAGCCAAGTAAAATACAAAAAGCACTTTGTTTTAGCTTTGGTTTTGGCGGACAAAACGCTGTAATCGCTCTTGCTTCTGCTTGACTCAATTATGCAACTAAGATTTTCACGGCAAATTTTTTGCTTATTAACTCTGCTCATTTTACCAGTTGTCTTACCCTCTAGCGCTCAAGAGCTGGAAAAGTTTGGTCAGTCTCCTGCTGAAGTTCAAGATGGAACTAGAGGTCAAGATGGTATAGATAGTCAAAACTTGACTCTTTTTGTTGACGGTTCTCAAACGACCCTTGATTTAGCTGGTGAAGACGGCTCTCCTGGAGCAGATGGTCAAGTAGGCGCCGACGCTATTTGTGAAACACCGCCTTCAGAAGTTGCCACTAATCTCACCGGTGCTGATGGAGGTGATGGAGGGGATGGCGGGGATGGTGGTAATGGCGGTAATGGCGGCGCTCTGACGATTTACGTTACCGATAAAGCCGAACTCAAACAAATCTACGTCTTGGCTTCAGGAGGAGCCGGTGGTGATTCCGGTCAAGGTGGACCAGGAGGAGCGGGTTGTCAATGCGCTCAAGCTTTTTGGACGATTCAGCATTGTACTGGTTCCCCAGGGACCCCAGGACATCGGTGTAATAGCGTCGAGTATCAATGTTTTGATGGAAAAATTGGTAGAAACGGTAGAAATGGTAATAACGGACGCGATGGAAGTCCGGGAACATTAACCCTGATTAACTCTAATCGCCCTCTGACCGAGGATCAAGCAGCTGCGACTGTTTCTCTGGCTGAACTGCAACAAAGAGGCTTTATTCTCTCTCGTAATTACTGGGAAACTCGCACTGGAGCTGCGGAACTCTTTGCACCTGGTTCGGTTATCGCTGATCAGTACGTAGAATTGGTGGAGCGTTTTGAAAATTCTGTGGTCCTAGTTTGGAATGCGCCTCAATCTTTTGCTAATTTTGCTAGCCAACTGGCAACCATAGAATTACTGGAAAGTCGAGAAGTACAGGTTACTTTACCCGATGATGTTTGGTTAGAAGCTACCACTATTCAACAAGATGATATTACCGAGTTTCTGGTCTTTAA contains these protein-coding regions:
- a CDS encoding beta-ketoacyl-ACP synthase, encoding MTCEDVVVTGIGLQSCLGNLKQSWQQLLLNHSGVELVQPFLNLPSYPLGLIAAQPANLAYLTRKLVASAIADAAVELPLRDCGVVIGSSRAAQAQWEELLLSYPQIAAKVNWWNTLPQASSLITAQQIQTEGPVLAPMAACATGIWSIAQGFELIQQGYCKRAIVGAVETPITPLTLVGFTQMNALAKTGCYPFAQHREGLVLAEGGAMLILETATLASRRQASIYGQILGFGLSCDAYHLNIPEPTGKSAIAAIGQCFKQTSLSPWDFDYIHAHGTGTKLNDSREVKIINSIFGDKIAVSSTKGATGHTLGASAALGTAFCLMALKHRQLPPCVGCNPTDFDLNFVTSAKPSKIQKALCFSFGFGGQNAVIALASA
- the purQ gene encoding phosphoribosylformylglycinamidine synthase subunit PurQ, with protein sequence MRFGVIVFPGSNCDRDVVTVTQGLLSQPTRLVWHQDTDLSDLDVVVIPGGFSYGDYLRCGAIARFSPVMRSLLAHASQGKLVIGICNGFQILTEVGLLPGALIRNRDLHFICDRVPISVENNQLPWTHGYTHHQVLTLPIAHGEGRYYADLDTLKTLEDNNQVVFRYGNPNPNGSLNNIAGITNLSGNILGMMPHPERAADGMLGSTDGRLLFEKLT